In Halobaculum rubrum, the following are encoded in one genomic region:
- the phoU gene encoding phosphate signaling complex protein PhoU gives MARKQYQERLEELREDVLYMSEIVAERLRMGMDALDTKDEELAQRVIDEDAEVNQLYLELEQDCVDLLALQQPVAGDLRFIAATFKIITDLERIGDLATNLGEYSLQAERDVFPDVDAQRIGEATLEMLDDAMTAYAEEDVDACYEVAEADDDVDRLCEDASAAVMRELLEREGVTEQDIDDMMADVSRLLLTIRDLERVGDHAVNIAARTLYMVENDDELIY, from the coding sequence ATGGCACGGAAACAGTATCAGGAACGCCTCGAGGAGCTCCGCGAGGACGTGCTCTACATGAGCGAGATCGTCGCCGAGCGTCTTCGCATGGGGATGGACGCTCTCGATACGAAAGACGAGGAGCTCGCTCAGCGGGTCATCGATGAGGACGCGGAAGTGAACCAGCTGTACCTCGAACTTGAGCAGGACTGCGTCGATCTCCTCGCGCTCCAGCAGCCGGTCGCGGGCGACCTGCGGTTCATCGCGGCGACGTTCAAGATCATTACGGACCTCGAGCGCATCGGCGACCTCGCGACCAACCTCGGCGAGTACAGCCTCCAGGCCGAGCGCGACGTGTTCCCCGACGTGGACGCCCAGCGCATCGGCGAGGCGACCCTGGAGATGCTCGACGACGCCATGACCGCCTACGCCGAGGAAGACGTCGACGCCTGCTACGAGGTCGCCGAGGCCGACGACGACGTGGACCGACTGTGCGAGGACGCGAGCGCCGCGGTCATGCGGGAACTCCTCGAACGGGAGGGCGTCACCGAGCAGGACATCGACGACATGATGGCGGACGTCTCCCGGCTCCTGCTCACGATCCGCGACCTCGAACGCGTCGGCGACCACGCGGTCAACATCGCCGCCCGGACGCTGTACATGGTCGAGAACGACGACGAGCTCATCTACTGA